CCGATTACGGGTTACCTGAAGCGGCTTAACCGGAATATCCACGACATGAATCTCCCCGTCGGGATTGACCTCAAGCGAAAAATTCGCCGATAGGTCTTTTGGCACGGCCAGCTCGACATCTTCATAATTATTGGTTATCGCCAGATAGGCGTCGCTCAGTTTTTCGATCTCCATCCTGATCGGGCAATGATTTCCGATTATCCGGGTATTCTCACCCACCAGTTGTATGCCACTCAGACGTATTTTACCGAAACTACTCCTGACCACAAAAGACCCGGTGGCGCCATCGATCAAGATGTTCCCGTTTTCGTTTTTTATTCGGGCCGGCTCGAAACTGGTTACCATATTCTTGATCCGAATATCCGCATTGGTGGTATTGATTACTACCTCGCCCTTAATATCTTTCAGGCTTATATCCCGGCTGGTGGTGGTCAGTTCGATCCGGTCCTGTATATTCTGGGCATCAATCTGCCCGAACGACCCCTCATTCTTGACCGATGAAAAGGGACCATCGACAATCAAATCAAAATAATCGGCATCGACTTCAATCCGCGACCCGGCCGGAATATCAAGATTCCCCTCAATTATCCCGGCCTCGTCACTGCTGGACCAGGGAGCCGGATTGGGCGAACGCAACAACAGGTTCAACCCATCTATGGATTTCTGTAACTCCACCTGAATAAGATCGGCATAATCGATTGCTTTGGAATGCGATGATGTCTTGATGATTTTCTTATAACTGAACCTGGCCTCATTGTTATCCCCGACATTGATATATAACTTCCCGGACAGGTACGAGGCCGCCGTAATCGTTATCAGGCCGCCGGACTCGGCTTTTTCCGATACGACTTCCTCCCTGGTTCCGAAGCGGCCGTCACCAAGTTCATAAATTTCGGTTCCTGTGGTGATCAACACAAAAGTAATCCAGGCAATCGGTATAAACAGCAATGTCCTTTTATTCATATCTCAGTCCTTCCCCGAAAACAAATCATACAGCTCTTTCATTAAAATCGAGCCCGCCACCGCGGCATTGAGGGATTCCACCCGGTCGCTGTGGCCTATTCTTATCCGGGCATCCGCCCCGGCGATATATACTTCGGAAATCCCCTCCGCCTCGGAACCAATGGCCAGAATAAAGCCGTCTTCAAGGCGGAGATCCCCGGAAATTACCCCAAGGTCATCTCCATGCAAATCGCCGACCAAAAGCGGTAATTTTCGATCCCGATGCCATTTATCAAAAAATGATGATGTCATTCCATATACCGGTACGGCGAATATCGCTCCCGATGATGATCGGACCACCTTGGGATTGTACGGATCCACGGTGCTCCCTGTCAGCAGAATCATATCGATACCGAAAGCCGCCGCCGAGCGAATCAACGTCCCGGCATTACCGGGATCGGAGATATTATCGATCAATAGGAAATTCCTGTAATTGCTGTCATTCAGGTCACCCGGATTAGCCTCGGTAATATTGAACAACCCGATCAAACCCTGGGAATGTTCCGTATCCGATAACTGATCCAGATCTCTGGCGGTAATCATTTCCACCGCAACTCCCCGCCCCTGAAAATCATTGACAAGTTTCAATCCTCTCTCACCGATCAGGGTTTCCGAGTAAAAAACCCTCTCCGGCATCCGCTCATGGCGCAGGGCTTCCTCTAAAAGGCGGACCCCCTCGGCTATAAATTGCCGATATTCCGAGCGTCCCTTTTTTCTCAGCAATGACCTGAGTCGTTTTTTTTCGGTTTGAGTCAGCTTCGACAATATTGCTTGCTTTTAGTTATCACGCACCTTTATTAATTCCATTAAACATATGAAACTGAGTAAAATGCAAGCTAAATCTATCGGGCTGATTATGCTCGTCTGCCTGATTCTGGCCGGGACCGCCGTCGGCGACACCACCACCATTCGGATCGGCTGGTGCGAAACAGGCTATCAGCCGGCCGAAGCGGGATATAAAATCGGGCTGGCTTTATCCGGGGGCGGAGCCCGGGGGTTGGCTCAAATCGGCGTTTTAAAGGCCTTCGAGGAAGCCGATATCCGGATCGGCGCTATTGCCGGAACTTCCATCGGCGGTATTATCGGGGGACTCTATGCCTCCGGTTACAGCGCCGATGACCTCGACAGTATTATCGGTGATATCGACTTCAATAAACTGTTTACCAATAAACCGGCCCGGATGTCCATGTTCCCCACCCAGCGGGAGGAGATGGAACGATATTTGATATCCATTCGGTTCGATGGTTTTCATCCCTATATTCCCAGCGGCCTGACCGCCGGACAGAGACTGAGCGACCTCCTCAGCCGCCTGACCATGAAAGCCAATTACATTTCCGGAGGCGATTTCAATCGTTTGCATATCCCCTATAGAGCCGTCACTACCGATATTGTCTCCGGTCGCGAAAAAATCCTCGCCAGAGGAAATCTGGCCGATGCCATGAGAGCCACGATGGCTTTCCCGCTGGCCTTTACCGGCGTGGAAACCGGGGATATGATCCTGATGGATGGAGGCATGGTCGATCCTATCCCGGTCAATGTCGTCCGCCGCCTTGCCCCTGATCTCGATTTAATCGTCGCCGTCAATACCACCAGCGATCTCCTGCCGAAAGATAAAATCAACGATCCGGTCGATATCGCCAACCAGGTCACTTCCATCATGACCATCGACAAACTCGAGACGGCTCTCCGCGAGGCGGATTTGGTCATATCCCCCGATCTGTCTCAATATCCCGGCACTGATTTCGATAAAGCCGACAGCCTGATTGAACTGGGCTACAAGGCCGGAAAGGCCATTATCCCGGAACTGGAGTGGGTTCTGGATAACAGCCATGAAACGCGTTTGCTCCATCTGGTCGACATCTGTTTTGAAACACCGGGCCTTGAATATGAAAAGCATGCTTTTCCTCTGAAAACAGGAACGATTATTTCCGCCGATTCGATAAATATCCTGATCAATTGTTTTTTCAGCGACCATCAACTGCTTTGCCTTGAAACAAATATCATCGACCTTCCCTCGAAACCCGGTCAATCAGATAACG
The Candidatus Zixiibacteriota bacterium DNA segment above includes these coding regions:
- a CDS encoding RNA methyltransferase; this translates as MSKLTQTEKKRLRSLLRKKGRSEYRQFIAEGVRLLEEALRHERMPERVFYSETLIGERGLKLVNDFQGRGVAVEMITARDLDQLSDTEHSQGLIGLFNITEANPGDLNDSNYRNFLLIDNISDPGNAGTLIRSAAAFGIDMILLTGSTVDPYNPKVVRSSSGAIFAVPVYGMTSSFFDKWHRDRKLPLLVGDLHGDDLGVISGDLRLEDGFILAIGSEAEGISEVYIAGADARIRIGHSDRVESLNAAVAGSILMKELYDLFSGKD